In a genomic window of Streptomyces sp. SJL17-4:
- the shc gene encoding squalene--hopene cyclase, whose product MTATTDGSAGAVGPRAAAASTTNEPRHGGVAAPGPGGAAPPDASGLEGAATRAAERAAGHLLARQDPEGWWKGDLETNVTMDAEDLLLRQFLGILDADTTHAAALHIRRQQREDGAWATFYGGPGDLSATVEAYVALRLAGDPPEAPHMARASAWVRAGGGIASARVFTRIWLALFGWWRWEDLPELPPELLFLPKWFPLNIYDFGCWARQTIVPLTVVSAKRPVRPAPFPLDELHTDPDLPSPPRPLAPVTGWDGLFQRLDKALHVYHRVAPRAVRRTAMNQAARWIIERQENDGCWGGIQPPAVYSVIALHLLGYDLQHPVMRAGLASLDRFAVWREDGSRMIEACQSPVWDTCLATIALADAGLAPDHPALVKAVDWMLDEEITRTGDWAVRRPGLPPGGWAFEFHNDNYPDIDDTAEVLLAFRRVRHPDPARLEAAVARGARWTLGMQSKGGAWGAFDADNTSVLPNKLPFCDFGEVIDPPSADVTAHVVEMLAFEGLAEDPRTRRGIDWLLAAQEPNGAWFGRWGVNHVYGTGSVLPALTAAGLPVSHPAVRRAVRWLGSVQNEDGGWGEDLRSYHDEEWIGRGASTASQTAWALIALLAAGERDSEPVRRGVAWLAETQREDGSWDEPYFTGTGFPWDFSINYHLYRQVFPLTALGRYVYGEPSPGKAR is encoded by the coding sequence ATGACAGCGACGACCGACGGAAGCGCCGGGGCCGTGGGCCCCCGGGCAGCCGCGGCCAGCACGACGAACGAGCCCCGACACGGTGGTGTCGCCGCGCCGGGACCCGGCGGGGCCGCCCCGCCCGACGCGTCCGGCCTCGAAGGGGCCGCCACGCGGGCGGCGGAACGGGCCGCCGGGCATCTGCTCGCCCGACAGGACCCCGAGGGCTGGTGGAAGGGCGACCTGGAGACCAACGTCACCATGGACGCCGAGGACCTCCTCCTCCGCCAGTTCCTGGGCATCCTCGACGCCGACACCACGCACGCCGCGGCCCTCCACATCCGCCGCCAACAGCGCGAGGACGGCGCCTGGGCCACCTTCTACGGCGGGCCCGGCGACCTCTCCGCCACCGTCGAGGCCTATGTGGCCCTGCGGCTCGCCGGGGACCCGCCCGAGGCCCCGCACATGGCCCGGGCCTCCGCCTGGGTCCGCGCGGGCGGCGGCATCGCCTCCGCCCGGGTCTTCACCAGGATCTGGCTCGCCCTCTTCGGCTGGTGGCGCTGGGAGGACCTGCCCGAGCTGCCCCCGGAACTGCTCTTCCTGCCCAAGTGGTTCCCGCTCAACATCTACGACTTCGGCTGCTGGGCCCGGCAGACCATCGTGCCGCTCACCGTGGTCTCCGCGAAGCGCCCGGTCCGGCCCGCGCCCTTTCCGCTCGACGAGCTGCACACCGACCCGGACCTGCCCAGCCCGCCCCGGCCGCTCGCCCCGGTCACCGGCTGGGACGGGCTCTTCCAGCGCCTCGACAAGGCGCTGCACGTCTACCACCGGGTGGCGCCGCGCGCCGTGCGCAGGACCGCGATGAACCAGGCCGCGCGCTGGATCATCGAGCGCCAGGAGAACGACGGCTGCTGGGGCGGCATCCAGCCCCCCGCCGTCTACTCGGTCATCGCCCTCCACCTCCTCGGCTACGACCTCCAGCATCCCGTCATGCGGGCCGGACTCGCGTCGCTCGACCGGTTCGCCGTGTGGCGCGAGGACGGCTCGCGGATGATCGAGGCCTGCCAGTCGCCCGTCTGGGACACCTGCCTCGCCACCATCGCGCTGGCCGACGCCGGTCTCGCACCCGACCACCCGGCCCTGGTGAAGGCCGTCGACTGGATGCTCGACGAGGAGATCACCCGGACCGGGGACTGGGCCGTACGGCGGCCCGGACTGCCCCCGGGCGGCTGGGCGTTCGAGTTCCACAACGACAACTACCCCGACATCGACGACACCGCCGAGGTCCTCCTCGCCTTCCGCAGGGTCAGGCACCCCGACCCCGCGCGGCTGGAGGCGGCCGTCGCCCGCGGCGCGCGGTGGACGCTCGGTATGCAGTCGAAGGGCGGCGCCTGGGGCGCCTTCGACGCCGACAACACCAGCGTCCTCCCCAACAAGCTGCCGTTCTGCGACTTCGGCGAGGTGATCGACCCGCCCTCCGCCGACGTGACCGCGCATGTGGTGGAGATGCTCGCCTTCGAGGGACTGGCCGAGGACCCGCGTACCCGCAGGGGAATCGACTGGCTGCTCGCCGCACAGGAGCCGAACGGCGCCTGGTTCGGCCGCTGGGGCGTCAACCACGTGTACGGCACCGGCTCGGTGCTCCCCGCGCTCACCGCGGCCGGCCTCCCCGTCTCCCATCCGGCCGTCCGCCGGGCCGTCCGCTGGCTCGGGTCCGTCCAGAACGAGGACGGCGGCTGGGGCGAGGACCTCCGCTCGTACCACGACGAGGAGTGGATCGGGCGCGGCGCCTCCACCGCCTCCCAGACCGCCTGGGCGCTGATCGCCCTCCTGGCGGCCGGCGAGCGGGACTCCGAACCCGTCCGGCGGGGCGTCGCCTGGCTGGCCGAGACCCAGCGCGAGGACGGCTCCTGGGACGAGCCGTACTTCACGGGCACCGGCTTCCCCTGGGACTTCTCGATCAACTACCACCTCTACCGTCAGGTCTTCCCGCTCACGGCGCTCGGACGCTACGTGTACGGGGAGCCCTCGCCCGGCAAGGCCCGCTGA
- a CDS encoding ABC transporter permease — MSDTQQGGAVATSAPPSVDEGLTPAALAAKYGLSVSGARPGLFEYVRELWSRRHFIMAFSSAKLTAQYSQAKLGQVWQVATPLLNALVYYLIFGLILGASQGMTKDVYIPFLVTGIFVFTFTQSSVMAGVRAISGNLGLVRALHFPRASLPISFSLQQLQQLLYSMIVLVAIVVSFGSYPSLRWLLVIPGLFLQFVFNVGLAMIMARMGSKTPDLAQLMPFVMRTWMYASGVMFSLRTMLADKPAWIGDILMYNPAAVYMDLIRFALIDGYGSENLPAHVWMTALAWALVFGIGGFVYFWKAEERYGRG, encoded by the coding sequence GTGAGTGACACACAGCAGGGCGGGGCGGTCGCGACGAGCGCGCCCCCGTCCGTCGACGAGGGCCTCACGCCGGCCGCGCTGGCCGCGAAGTACGGTCTCTCGGTCAGCGGCGCCAGGCCCGGACTGTTCGAGTACGTCCGTGAGCTGTGGAGCCGCCGCCACTTCATCATGGCGTTCTCCTCGGCGAAGCTGACCGCCCAGTACAGCCAGGCCAAGCTCGGCCAGGTGTGGCAGGTGGCGACCCCGCTGCTGAACGCCCTGGTCTACTACCTGATCTTCGGGCTCATCCTGGGCGCGAGCCAGGGAATGACCAAGGACGTGTACATCCCGTTCCTGGTCACCGGCATCTTCGTGTTCACCTTCACCCAGAGCTCGGTCATGGCCGGCGTCCGGGCGATCTCCGGGAACCTGGGCCTGGTCAGGGCCCTGCACTTCCCGCGGGCCTCGCTGCCGATCTCCTTCTCGCTCCAGCAGCTCCAGCAGCTGCTGTACTCGATGATCGTGCTCGTGGCGATCGTGGTCTCGTTCGGCAGCTACCCCTCCCTCCGGTGGCTGCTGGTGATCCCGGGACTGTTCCTCCAGTTCGTGTTCAACGTCGGACTGGCCATGATCATGGCCAGGATGGGCTCCAAGACCCCCGACCTGGCGCAGCTGATGCCGTTCGTGATGCGCACCTGGATGTACGCGTCCGGCGTGATGTTCTCGCTCCGCACGATGCTCGCCGACAAGCCGGCGTGGATCGGCGACATCCTCATGTACAACCCGGCGGCCGTCTACATGGACCTCATCCGGTTCGCGCTGATCGACGGCTACGGCTCCGAGAACCTGCCGGCGCACGTCTGGATGACCGCGCTCGCCTGGGCCCTGGTCTTCGGCATCGGCGGCTTCGTCTACTTCTGGAAGGCCGAGGAGAGGTACGGCCGTGGCTGA
- the hpnE gene encoding hydroxysqualene dehydroxylase HpnE encodes MTHEGTGQHTRQPQAVVVGGGLAGITAALQLADAGVGVTLLEGRPRLGGLAFSFRRGDLTVDNGQHVYLRCCTAYRWFLDRVDAARLAPLQDRLDVPVLDVGHPRGPRLGRIRRDNLPVPLHLARSLATYPHLSLAERASVGRAALALKKLDPADPALDGIDFATWLGRHGQSPRTVDALWDLVGIPTLNAPAPQASMGLAAMVFKTGLLSEPGAADIGWAHVPLGELHDTRAAKELDALGVRTALRTKAERISRTDDGHWAVDVPGETLVADAVVLAVPQEETHGLLPEGALDDPDRLLDIATAPILNLHVVYDRKVLKRPFFTALGSPVQWVFDRTDSSGLTGGGQYLAVSQSAAQDEIDEPVAALRATYLPELERLLPAARGAGIRDFFVTRERTATFAPTPGVGRLRPGARTQAPGLFLAGAWTATGWPATMEGAVRSGFSAAGAALSALGRRHDHPLQEAA; translated from the coding sequence GTGACCCACGAAGGAACCGGGCAGCACACCCGGCAGCCGCAGGCCGTCGTCGTCGGCGGCGGGCTCGCCGGGATCACCGCGGCCCTCCAGCTCGCCGACGCCGGAGTCGGCGTCACCCTCCTGGAGGGCAGGCCCCGGCTCGGCGGCCTCGCCTTCTCCTTCCGCCGGGGCGACCTCACCGTCGACAACGGCCAGCACGTCTACCTGCGCTGCTGCACCGCCTACCGCTGGTTCCTCGACCGGGTCGACGCAGCCCGGCTCGCCCCCCTCCAGGACCGCCTCGACGTCCCCGTCCTCGACGTCGGGCACCCGCGCGGGCCGCGGCTCGGCCGGATCCGCCGCGACAACCTCCCCGTACCGCTGCACCTGGCGCGCAGCCTCGCGACCTACCCGCACCTCTCGCTCGCCGAGCGGGCCTCCGTCGGCCGTGCCGCCCTCGCCCTGAAGAAGCTCGACCCCGCCGACCCGGCGCTCGACGGCATCGACTTCGCCACCTGGCTCGGCCGGCACGGGCAGTCCCCGCGGACCGTCGACGCCCTCTGGGACCTGGTCGGCATCCCCACCCTCAACGCCCCCGCCCCACAGGCCTCCATGGGGCTGGCCGCCATGGTCTTCAAGACCGGTCTCCTCTCCGAGCCGGGCGCCGCCGACATCGGCTGGGCCCACGTCCCGCTCGGCGAACTCCACGACACCCGGGCCGCGAAGGAGCTCGACGCCCTCGGGGTGCGCACCGCGCTCCGCACCAAGGCCGAGCGGATCTCCCGTACCGACGACGGGCATTGGGCCGTCGACGTACCCGGCGAGACGCTCGTCGCGGACGCCGTCGTCCTCGCCGTACCGCAGGAGGAGACCCACGGCCTGCTGCCCGAGGGCGCCCTCGACGACCCCGACCGGCTCCTCGACATCGCCACCGCGCCCATCCTCAACCTGCACGTGGTCTACGACCGCAAGGTGCTGAAGCGGCCGTTCTTCACCGCTCTCGGCTCCCCGGTGCAGTGGGTCTTCGACCGCACCGACTCCTCCGGACTCACCGGCGGCGGCCAGTACCTCGCCGTCTCCCAGTCCGCAGCCCAGGACGAGATCGACGAACCCGTCGCCGCCCTGCGCGCCACGTACCTCCCCGAGCTGGAGCGGCTGCTGCCCGCCGCGCGCGGCGCCGGGATCCGCGACTTCTTCGTCACCAGGGAGCGGACGGCCACGTTCGCCCCCACCCCGGGCGTCGGCCGGCTCCGCCCCGGCGCCCGCACCCAGGCACCGGGCCTCTTCCTGGCCGGGGCCTGGACCGCCACCGGCTGGCCCGCGACCATGGAGGGTGCCGTCCGCAGTGGTTTCAGCGCCGCGGGTGCCGCGCTCTCCGCCCTCGGCCGCCGCCATGACCATCCGCTGCAGGAGGCGGCATGA
- the hpnC gene encoding squalene synthase HpnC — protein MTDTRQARTDASSRATLGKAADENFPVAPFFLPRAWRDDLMAVYGFARLVDDIGDGDLAPGGADARHLGLDPATAQDRLAFLDAFEADLHRVFDGTPRHPLLQGLLPTVRRCGLTPEPFLGLIAANRQDQQVGRYETYDDLLAYCELSANPVGRLVLAITGTDTPERIRRSDEICTALQIVEHLQDVAEDLADDRVYLPAEDLKRFHVTEDDLARPTAGASVRALIAFEAERARELLHAGAPLVGSVHGRLRLLLAGFTAGGLAALDAITDAGYDVLTGPPKATKPSLMRQAGAVLLRARREG, from the coding sequence GTGACGGACACCCGGCAGGCGCGCACCGACGCCTCCTCGCGCGCCACCCTCGGCAAGGCCGCGGACGAGAACTTCCCCGTGGCGCCCTTCTTCCTGCCCCGGGCCTGGCGGGACGACCTGATGGCCGTCTACGGCTTCGCCCGCCTCGTCGACGACATCGGAGACGGCGACCTCGCCCCCGGTGGCGCCGACGCGCGCCACCTCGGTCTCGACCCGGCGACGGCGCAGGACCGGCTCGCCTTCCTCGACGCCTTCGAGGCCGACCTCCACCGCGTCTTCGACGGCACCCCGCGTCACCCCCTCCTCCAGGGCCTGCTGCCGACCGTGCGCCGGTGCGGGCTCACCCCCGAGCCGTTCCTCGGCCTGATCGCCGCCAACCGCCAGGACCAGCAGGTCGGCCGCTACGAGACCTACGACGACCTCCTCGCGTACTGCGAGCTCTCCGCCAACCCCGTCGGGCGGCTCGTCCTCGCCATCACCGGCACCGACACCCCCGAGCGGATCAGGCGCTCCGACGAGATCTGCACCGCCCTCCAGATCGTCGAGCACCTCCAGGACGTCGCCGAGGACCTCGCCGACGACCGCGTCTACCTCCCCGCCGAGGACCTCAAGCGGTTCCACGTCACCGAGGACGACCTCGCCCGGCCCACCGCGGGAGCCTCGGTCCGTGCCCTGATCGCCTTCGAGGCCGAGCGGGCCCGCGAGCTGCTCCACGCGGGCGCCCCGCTCGTCGGCAGCGTCCACGGCCGGCTCCGCCTCCTCCTGGCGGGCTTCACCGCCGGGGGACTCGCGGCACTCGACGCGATCACCGACGCCGGATACGACGTGCTGACCGGCCCACCGAAGGCCACCAAGCCGAGCCTGATGCGCCAGGCGGGAGCGGTTCTGCTCCGGGCGCGGAGAGAGGGGTGA
- a CDS encoding glycosyltransferase, with product MGNRPDDLRALIDSVAEQEGDRIEVVVVGQGTPVSGVPDWVRTVDLPDNVGIPAGRNIGIEAFGPGGTDVDVLLFLDDDGRLAHPDTAELVRQAFTADPRLGIITFRIADPATGVTQRRHVPRLRASDPMRSSRVTTFLGGANAVRTKVFAEVGDLPGEFFYAHEETDLAWRALDADWMIDYRADMVLLHPTTAPSRHASYHFNVARNRVWLARRNLPAPLVPAYLGVWLLLTLARRPSLSALKAWFGGFREGWKTPCGPRRPMRWRTVWRLTRLGRPPVV from the coding sequence ATGGGCAACCGCCCCGACGACCTGCGCGCGCTGATCGACTCGGTCGCCGAGCAGGAGGGCGACCGCATCGAGGTCGTCGTCGTCGGGCAGGGCACCCCGGTCTCCGGGGTGCCCGACTGGGTGCGGACCGTCGACCTGCCGGACAACGTCGGCATCCCCGCCGGCCGGAACATCGGCATCGAGGCCTTCGGCCCCGGCGGCACCGACGTCGACGTCCTCCTCTTCCTGGACGACGACGGGCGGCTCGCGCACCCGGACACCGCCGAACTGGTCCGGCAGGCCTTCACCGCCGACCCGCGCCTCGGCATCATCACGTTCCGGATCGCCGACCCGGCGACCGGGGTCACCCAGCGCCGGCACGTGCCGAGGCTCCGCGCCTCCGACCCGATGCGCTCCTCGCGGGTGACGACCTTCCTCGGCGGCGCCAACGCCGTCCGCACCAAGGTGTTCGCCGAAGTCGGCGATCTGCCGGGCGAGTTCTTCTACGCGCACGAGGAGACCGACCTCGCCTGGCGCGCGCTCGACGCCGACTGGATGATCGACTACCGTGCGGACATGGTGCTGTTGCACCCCACCACAGCACCCTCCCGGCACGCCTCGTACCACTTCAACGTGGCCCGCAACCGAGTCTGGCTGGCACGCCGCAATCTGCCCGCGCCCCTGGTGCCGGCGTATCTCGGCGTCTGGCTCCTGCTCACCCTGGCCCGTCGGCCCTCGCTCTCCGCACTGAAGGCATGGTTCGGCGGATTCCGCGAAGGCTGGAAGACCCCCTGCGGACCGCGCCGCCCCATGAGGTGGCGTACGGTGTGGCGGCTGACCCGGCTGGGTCGCCCCCCGGTCGTCTGA
- a CDS encoding CDP-alcohol phosphatidyltransferase family protein has protein sequence MPKPSVAELRPVVHPPGVKDRRSGEHWGGRLYMREISLRITRQLVGTRITPNQLTYVMTLAGVLAAPALLVPGIPGALLGALMVQLYLLLDCVDGEVARWKKQFSLGGVYLDRVGAYLCDAAVLVGFGLRAADLWGSGRIDWLWAFLGTLAALGAILIKAETDLVGVARHQGGLPPVKESASEPRSSGMALARRAAGALKFHRLVLGIEASLLIVVLAIADQVRGDLFFSRLGVAVLAGIALLQTVLHLVSIMVSSRLK, from the coding sequence ATGCCAAAGCCATCGGTAGCTGAGCTCCGCCCGGTCGTCCACCCCCCGGGTGTGAAGGACCGGCGCAGCGGAGAGCACTGGGGCGGCCGCCTGTACATGCGGGAGATCTCGCTCCGGATCACCCGGCAGCTCGTCGGCACCAGGATCACGCCGAACCAGCTCACGTACGTGATGACCCTCGCGGGCGTCCTCGCGGCACCGGCCCTGCTGGTGCCCGGGATCCCCGGGGCGCTGCTCGGCGCGCTCATGGTCCAGCTCTACCTGCTGCTCGACTGCGTCGACGGCGAGGTGGCCCGCTGGAAGAAGCAGTTCTCGCTGGGCGGCGTGTACCTGGACCGGGTCGGCGCCTACCTGTGCGACGCGGCGGTGCTCGTCGGCTTCGGCCTGCGCGCCGCCGACCTGTGGGGCTCGGGCCGGATCGACTGGCTCTGGGCCTTCCTCGGCACCCTGGCCGCCCTCGGCGCCATCCTGATCAAGGCCGAGACCGACCTCGTCGGCGTCGCCCGGCACCAGGGCGGTCTGCCGCCGGTCAAGGAGTCGGCCTCCGAGCCGCGCTCCTCCGGCATGGCGCTGGCCCGCCGGGCGGCCGGTGCGCTGAAGTTCCACCGGCTCGTCCTCGGCATCGAGGCCTCCCTGCTGATCGTGGTCCTGGCCATCGCGGACCAGGTCAGGGGCGACCTCTTCTTCAGCCGTCTCGGTGTCGCCGTCCTCGCCGGCATCGCGCTGCTCCAGACCGTGCTGCACCTCGTATCGATCATGGTTTCGAGCAGGCTGAAGTGA
- the hpnD gene encoding presqualene diphosphate synthase HpnD, which yields MSATVEAQPQPSAPVQAAYSYCEAVTGQQARNFAYGIRLLPTEKRQAMSALYAFSRRVDDIGDGTLAPEAKQERLEATRALLDRIRDGKVDEDDTDPVAVALADSARRFPIPLGGLDELIDGVLMDVHGATYETWDDLKVYCRCVAGAIGRISLGVFGTQPGAPGADRAPEYADTLGLALQLTNILRDVREDAGNGRTYLPADDLAKFGCGEGFGGEKPPAGADFAGLVHFEVRRARALFAEGYRLLPMLDRRSGACVAAMAGIYRRLLDRIERDPEAVLRGRVSLPGREKAYVAVRGLSGLDTRTVARRAVRRRA from the coding sequence GTGAGCGCGACCGTGGAGGCACAGCCCCAGCCGTCCGCACCGGTCCAGGCCGCCTACAGCTACTGCGAGGCGGTCACCGGACAGCAGGCGCGGAACTTCGCCTACGGAATCCGGCTGCTGCCGACCGAGAAGCGCCAGGCGATGTCCGCTCTGTACGCGTTCTCCCGGCGCGTCGACGACATCGGAGACGGCACCCTCGCGCCCGAGGCCAAGCAGGAACGCCTGGAGGCCACCCGCGCCCTGCTCGACCGGATCCGCGACGGGAAGGTCGACGAGGACGACACCGACCCCGTCGCCGTCGCCCTCGCCGACTCGGCCCGCCGCTTCCCGATCCCGCTCGGCGGCCTCGACGAACTCATCGACGGCGTCCTCATGGACGTGCACGGCGCGACCTACGAGACCTGGGACGACCTCAAGGTCTACTGTCGCTGCGTCGCCGGGGCGATCGGCCGGATCTCCCTCGGCGTCTTCGGCACCCAGCCCGGCGCCCCGGGCGCCGACCGCGCACCCGAGTACGCCGACACCCTGGGCCTCGCGCTCCAACTCACCAACATCCTCAGGGACGTACGCGAGGACGCCGGGAACGGGCGGACCTATCTGCCCGCCGACGACCTCGCCAAGTTCGGCTGCGGCGAGGGCTTCGGCGGCGAGAAGCCGCCCGCCGGCGCCGACTTCGCCGGGCTCGTCCACTTCGAAGTGCGGCGCGCCCGCGCCCTGTTCGCGGAGGGCTACCGGCTGCTGCCCATGCTCGACCGGCGCAGCGGCGCCTGTGTCGCCGCCATGGCCGGCATCTACCGCCGTCTCCTCGACCGGATCGAACGCGACCCCGAGGCCGTGCTGCGCGGCCGCGTCTCGCTGCCGGGCCGCGAGAAGGCGTACGTCGCGGTGCGTGGCCTCTCGGGCCTGGACACCCGCACCGTCGCCCGGCGCGCCGTCAGGAGGCGTGCCTGA
- a CDS encoding ABC transporter ATP-binding protein encodes MADTDTNTKRSEVPTVICDDVHIVYRVNTGGGGKGSATAALSRIVGRGKAEVSRGVRKVHAVRGVTFTAYRGEAIGLIGSNGSGKSTLLRAVAGLLPTESGKVYTDGQPSLLGVNAALMNDLTGERNVILGGLAMGMSREEVRSRYEGIVDFSGINEKGDFISLPMRTYSSGMGARLRFAIAAAKNHDVLLIDEALATGDRKFQIRSEERIRELRKEAGTVFLVSHSNKSIRDTCDRVLWLEKGQLLMDGPTDEVLRAYERETAR; translated from the coding sequence GTGGCTGACACCGACACGAACACCAAGCGGTCCGAGGTTCCCACCGTCATCTGCGACGACGTCCACATCGTCTACCGGGTCAACACCGGTGGCGGCGGCAAGGGCAGCGCCACGGCGGCGCTCAGTCGGATCGTCGGCCGCGGCAAGGCCGAGGTCAGCCGGGGCGTCCGCAAGGTCCACGCGGTCCGCGGCGTCACCTTCACCGCCTACCGCGGCGAGGCCATCGGCCTCATCGGCTCCAACGGCTCCGGCAAGTCCACGCTCCTGCGCGCCGTCGCCGGGCTGCTCCCCACCGAGAGCGGCAAGGTCTACACGGACGGTCAGCCCTCGCTCCTGGGCGTCAACGCGGCCCTCATGAACGACCTCACCGGCGAGCGCAACGTGATCCTGGGCGGCCTCGCCATGGGCATGAGCCGCGAGGAGGTGCGCTCGCGCTACGAGGGGATCGTCGACTTCTCCGGCATCAACGAGAAGGGCGACTTCATCAGCCTGCCCATGCGCACGTACTCCTCCGGCATGGGCGCCCGGCTCCGCTTCGCCATCGCGGCCGCCAAGAACCACGACGTCCTCCTCATCGACGAGGCGCTGGCGACCGGTGACCGCAAGTTCCAGATCCGCTCCGAGGAGCGCATCCGCGAGCTCCGCAAGGAGGCCGGCACGGTCTTCCTGGTGAGCCACAGCAACAAGTCCATCCGGGACACCTGCGACCGGGTGCTCTGGCTGGAGAAGGGCCAGCTCCTGATGGACGGGCCCACGGACGAGGTCCTCAGGGCGTACGAGCGGGAGACCGCCCGCTAG
- a CDS encoding polyprenyl synthetase family protein, producing the protein MSVSTGTRGETVPTVPPGNPAVDTADVSALLERGRTLSTPVLRAAVDRLAPPMDTVAAYHFGWIDAQGNPTEGDSGKAVRPALALLSAEAAGVAPEVGIPGAVAVELVHNFSLLHDDLMDGDEQRRHRDTVWKVHGPAQAILVGDALFALANEILLELGTVEAGRATRRLTTASRKLIDGQAQDISYEHRERVTVEECLEMEGNKTGALLACAVSIGAVLGGADDRTADKLEEYGYHLGLAFQAVDDLLGIWGDPEATGKQTWSDLRQRKKSLPVVAALAAGGPASERLGELLAADAKSNDFDTFSEEEFATRAALIEEAGGREWTSQEARRQHTIAIEALDEVDMPARVRAQLTALADFVVVRKR; encoded by the coding sequence ATGAGTGTGAGTACCGGAACAAGAGGAGAGACCGTGCCGACTGTGCCGCCGGGTAATCCGGCCGTCGACACCGCGGACGTGTCCGCACTGCTGGAGCGGGGGCGGACCCTGTCCACCCCCGTACTGCGGGCGGCCGTCGACCGCCTCGCGCCGCCCATGGACACCGTGGCCGCCTACCACTTCGGCTGGATCGACGCGCAGGGCAACCCCACGGAGGGGGACAGCGGCAAGGCCGTCCGCCCCGCGCTCGCCCTGCTGTCGGCCGAGGCCGCGGGCGTCGCCCCCGAGGTCGGGATCCCCGGCGCCGTCGCCGTGGAGCTCGTCCACAACTTCTCGCTGCTGCACGACGACCTGATGGACGGGGACGAGCAGCGCCGCCACCGCGACACCGTGTGGAAGGTGCACGGCCCCGCGCAGGCCATCCTGGTCGGCGACGCCCTGTTCGCCCTGGCCAACGAGATCCTGCTGGAGCTCGGCACGGTGGAGGCCGGCCGGGCGACCCGCCGGCTCACCACCGCCAGCCGCAAGCTCATCGACGGCCAGGCACAGGACATCTCCTACGAGCACCGCGAGCGGGTCACCGTCGAGGAGTGCCTGGAGATGGAGGGCAACAAGACCGGCGCCCTGCTGGCCTGCGCGGTCTCCATCGGCGCCGTCCTCGGCGGGGCCGACGACCGCACCGCCGACAAGCTGGAGGAGTACGGGTACCACCTCGGGCTCGCCTTCCAGGCCGTCGACGACCTGCTCGGCATCTGGGGCGACCCGGAGGCCACCGGCAAGCAGACCTGGAGCGATCTGCGCCAGCGCAAGAAGTCCCTGCCGGTCGTCGCCGCCCTCGCCGCCGGCGGCCCCGCCTCCGAGCGGCTCGGCGAACTGCTCGCCGCGGACGCCAAGTCCAATGACTTCGACACCTTCTCCGAGGAGGAGTTCGCCACCCGCGCGGCCCTCATCGAGGAGGCCGGAGGACGCGAGTGGACCTCCCAGGAGGCCCGCCGCCAGCACACGATCGCGATCGAGGCCCTCGACGAGGTGGACATGCCCGCCCGGGTGCGGGCGCAGCTCACCGCGCTGGCCGACTTCGTCGTCGTACGGAAGAGATGA
- a CDS encoding TetR/AcrR family transcriptional regulator, protein MAAISGGKTYHHGDLRNALICAAVDLATEGGPERVVLREAARRVGVSPTAAYRHFDGRGELLRTVRTHAQCVLADAMERAAGREPGADDPALAAERRVAALCRGYVGFAVDQPGLYRAAFCVARPDGTAGPMPERQAPEPEVRAFTLLRDALEGLARVGTPRPAVRPAAGAAAWSAVHGLSLLLLDGPLRRLPVQRRNAVVETTLAMVVSGTRAL, encoded by the coding sequence ATGGCAGCGATCTCGGGGGGAAAGACCTACCACCACGGCGATCTGCGCAACGCGCTGATCTGCGCCGCCGTCGACCTCGCCACCGAGGGCGGCCCCGAACGGGTCGTCCTGCGCGAGGCGGCCCGCCGGGTCGGCGTCTCGCCGACCGCCGCCTACCGGCACTTCGACGGACGGGGCGAACTCCTCCGCACCGTCAGGACCCACGCCCAGTGCGTCCTCGCCGACGCCATGGAGCGGGCCGCGGGCCGCGAGCCCGGGGCCGACGATCCCGCCCTCGCCGCGGAGCGCCGGGTCGCCGCCCTCTGCCGGGGGTACGTCGGCTTCGCCGTCGACCAGCCCGGTCTCTACCGCGCCGCGTTCTGCGTGGCCCGCCCGGACGGAACGGCCGGGCCGATGCCGGAGCGGCAGGCGCCCGAACCCGAGGTCCGCGCGTTCACCCTGCTCCGGGACGCCCTTGAGGGCCTCGCCCGCGTAGGCACCCCACGACCCGCCGTCCGTCCGGCCGCGGGTGCCGCCGCGTGGTCGGCCGTGCACGGACTGTCACTTCTGCTGCTCGACGGGCCGCTTCGGCGCCTTCCCGTGCAGCGCAGGAACGCCGTCGTCGAGACGACCCTCGCCATGGTCGTCTCCGGCACGCGCGCCCTCTGA